One Microbacterium keratanolyticum DNA window includes the following coding sequences:
- the pstB gene encoding phosphate ABC transporter ATP-binding protein PstB: MSKSIEVNDLNVYYGDFLAVEGVALDIEPRSVTAFIGPSGCGKSTFLRTLNRMHEVIPGARVEGKVLLDGDDLYGPGVDPVLVRRQIGMVFQRPNPFPTMSIRENVLAGVRLNNTRMAKSDADDLVERSLRGANLWNEVKDRLDRPGSGLSGGQQQRLCIARAIAVEPQVLLMDEPCSALDPISTYAIEELIAELKNEYTIVIVTHNMQQASRVSDKTAFFNIAGTGKPGKLIEYDDTATIFTTPSVQATEDYVSGRFG, translated from the coding sequence TTGTCCAAGAGCATCGAAGTCAATGACCTCAACGTCTACTACGGCGACTTCCTGGCCGTCGAGGGTGTCGCCCTCGACATCGAGCCGCGCAGCGTCACCGCATTCATCGGCCCGTCGGGCTGCGGCAAGTCGACGTTCCTGCGCACGCTGAACCGCATGCACGAGGTCATCCCGGGCGCCCGCGTCGAGGGCAAGGTCCTGCTCGACGGCGACGACCTGTACGGTCCCGGTGTCGACCCCGTGCTCGTGCGCCGCCAGATCGGCATGGTGTTCCAGCGGCCGAACCCGTTCCCCACGATGTCGATCCGTGAGAACGTGCTCGCCGGTGTGCGCCTCAACAACACGCGCATGGCGAAGTCCGACGCCGACGACCTCGTCGAGCGCTCGCTGCGCGGTGCGAACCTCTGGAACGAGGTCAAGGATCGCCTGGACCGTCCCGGCTCGGGTCTCTCGGGTGGCCAGCAGCAGCGTCTGTGCATCGCGCGTGCGATCGCCGTCGAGCCGCAGGTGCTGCTCATGGACGAGCCCTGCTCGGCCCTCGACCCGATCTCCACCTATGCGATCGAAGAGCTGATCGCCGAGCTCAAGAACGAGTACACGATCGTGATCGTGACCCACAACATGCAGCAGGCGTCGCGCGTGAGCGACAAGACGGCGTTCTTCAACATCGCCGGCACCGGCAAGCCGGGCAAGCTCATCGAGTACGACGACACCGCGACGATCTTCACGACGCCGTCCGTGCAGGCCACGGAGGACTACGTCTCCGGTCGTTTCGGATAA